GAGAATTTGTCTTTCGAGATGATCTGCAATAAACGTTTAGACTTTGTTAAATCATAGCGTTCTCACTTTGAAAGATCAATTCCTTTCAACCAAGTGTACAATTGTTTGAATGCTTGTTTcttcataaattcaaaatgttcttgaGAGGAATTAGCTTGCTTCAAAAACTGAAGTTGAATGGATGTATCTGTTGGGATTTTAATGGCAATTGAATACGGGCTCTCGAAATGTGGGTGTTGCATTCCATCGAGAGTAATTGGGTAGAATCGTACAAGGAGttcttctgaaaacaaaaacatcatTTCAAAAGAAGACTAACTTCGAAACAAACCTTCATAGTAAGAAACTTCAAACGCATTATCTGAGAATTTATTATTAGCGAGATCCTTGTGTATGATTTTCGTAATAGCTATTTCGCTGCAATCTCTCGggcaaaatttgtaatgtgTTTCAAATGTTCTTAAAACTTCATTCCATAAATCTGAATCTGTATCCACTGAAACTGAAGTTGTAATTCTGTTACTGATAGCGTTTGGATATTCCTTCCAAAGACTGataatctgaatttttctttcaattacaATATTCCAAATTACAATAACTACCTTATCAAAAAACGCTTTTGGATCAATAACCTCTTCGTATTCGGCGATTTGTTCTACAATAACTGTCCATGTTGAACCAGGAAACATAAAACGCCtaaaaacgtaaaattttaattgaatatattggtaaactagtttttcaaaggaaaaagaaaattattcaataaacttttattGATTAGTTCGGCCGAAAATATCCAACACGCAGAAAGGTAAGCTTTTCGAAGAtatagaaagttctagaaaattcggaaatgttcctctgaaaactacaaaaactaagTCAGACTGAAACCAATGTCATAACTATGTGCAATGAGCCTTTAATACAGTAACCACCGCATAGCTTTGAGACGATCAGTGAAAAATTAAGCATTAGAGCGGTCAAACTAGACACCAATACACTTTTatctgattttaaaaattaaaatatgctATTTTTATCGGAATTGCTGGGAAAAATATTgtctaaaaataagaaaacaacTTTGAAGAAAATGCGCCAACACCCATGTGCTGGCGCAATTATCGATTAGTTGACGCACATCGCGGAGGATGACAATTCTGACCACAGCGGGAAACCGCGAAATTGTCAgcttttatctgaaaatgtatgtGTTTTTGGACGAAATTTGTCATTCGCAATCATTCTTTTCGTTCGGTTCATCCATTGTTGGTGTTTGAgtaattttatgattttctaaaacgcctgatttatttttagacgTTTTCTAATTTGTCTTTTAAGACGAGAAAGCTGTTTTTCTGATAAcctagaaaaacattttataataaaCTATGCTTCGCAACTATCTTCTCCTAGCTGCTCTCATTTCggattgtttttaattttgatttctttcaGATGTTGACATTGTTGAACAGATGGAGATCTCAGCCAGGAGGCGCTTCAAACGCAGGTATCAAAACTAATATCTATCAAGAAACGTTGTGAATTGTTCATTTTCAGCCGCATTCATTCGTGTTCTCGAGTCACCGAAATCAGCAGTGACCGACAAAGTGCTCGTTCTCAAAGCATTTAACGATTGGGATGTTCTTGTGAACACATGGTTTGAGGTCGCTGACGCCCTTCCAGCTGTAGAGCAGCTCCTTGACAACAACACGTTCCCAGAGCATTCATCCGCTGCACTGCTCGTCTCCAAAGTTTATTTCTGCTTGGAGCAGTATGAACGTGCTTTGGAGTTTGCTCTTCGTGGTGATTTCAACGTCGTTCCTGCTACAAGAACCGGTCTTGGAAACGACGCAGAATATGTTAACAAGATCATCGAGACGGCCATTGACACGTACAAGACGCTGAGCAAGCAAGGATCTGGAATTCCTCAGAAACTCCGAGATTTGATCGACCGAATTGTTGCTAGAAATCTGGATAAACGAGAGATATGGTTTGTCATCTCGTTAGGATTTGAGACGACCAATCTGGCTATGATCGACAGGGCCATTAGCGCGATGCCTGCAGATTTGACCATCAAGAATCAGAGTAAGTCAATAATAACTAAGCTGAAACGTCATTCTTTTTTGTGCAGCTACACTTGTCGAAACGCTCAACCGTGTTGTCAATGGCGCGTTCGATCGTTCATTCCGATTCCAAGTTATCGATACAGTCATCAAGACGTACTTGAAGTGCCCATCGCCGGACATGTCCAAGATTTGCGAGGTATGATTTATACAAATATCGAagtaaaattacaaaataaacattttcagtgttACGTGCTCACGGATAACGCCGAGGCCGCTGCTGACACGATTACGAGTTTGATCGCGAAGTCTCTCAGCACTCGTGCATATCAGATCGCATTTGATTTATATGAAACAGCGAGTCAAGGATTCCTCGATCGAGTTTTGAAACGTTTCCAACAGCAGGATGCTCGTGATGAGAAGTCGATGGAAAAGATTCATTCAATTCTCAAAGGTCATGAAACTGTCAAGGCTTACCTCGACTTCTTTGTCCGTCATAATCACACTGATTCTGTTCTAATGGAAGAGATCAAGGAGAACATTCGAACAGCCTCTGCCCACAATGCTCTTCTCATCTCAAATGGTCTTATGCAATATGGAACTACTTGTGACGATTTCCTCCGTAACAACTTGAACTGGGTTTCCAAAGCTACGAACTGGAACAAGTTCAATGCGGTCGCTTCACTTGGACTCATTCATCACGGACAAGAATCGTCTGCAATGAAGGTACTTGAGCCATATTTGCCAAAGGAATCTGTCGAAGGATTTGGATTTAAAGAGGGAGGAGCAATGCTGGCATATGGATTGATTCACGCCAAACACGGAGATGCAACTGCCATGAGCACTCTGGCTCAGTGGCTCAAAACCGCCGAAAACGAGCCAGTGAGACACGGAGCTTGTCTTGGATTTGGAGTTGCTGGACTTGGATCGTCTTCTGTTTCGAATTACGAGAAAGTTCGGGAAGTTCTCCAACGTGATGAAGCAGTTTCCGGAGAATCCGCAGGAATCGCCATGGGCCTTATCATGGCTGGACATCTGAATCAAGAGGTGTTCAATGAGCTCAAGCAATACACTGTTGACACACAGCATGACAAAACTCAACGTGGTATCCGAACTGGACTTGCCTGTGCCGCATTCGGACTCCAAGGAGATGCTGAGCCTTACATCAAAGAAGCAATCGGAGCTAAGAGCAATCCAATGCTCCGTTCCACTGGAATCTGTATGCTGTCGATGGCTTACGCCGGAACCGGATCTCCAGATGTAGTACGCCGTCTTCTCGAGAAAGTAGCCACCGATCCAAATTTGGATGTCAAGAGATACGCTACAATTGGTATCGGATTCGTTCTCTCCAAGGATCCATCAACCTGCTTATCCTACGTGGCCATGCTCACCGAACATTTCAATGGACATGTCAGATACGGAGCAGCTATGGCACTGGGAATTGCTTGTGCTGGAACAGGAAACATGGTAAgatacttttttctgaaaccgGGGTTTGATATaatgaattgtttttcagGAAGCTATTGCTCTGATTGAGCCAATGATTTCTGATAAGGAAGGTTTCGTTCGTAAAGGAGCACTTCTTTCACTTGCTCTCATCATGTGCCAGCAGACAGACTACACTTGTCCCAAGGTGAACGGTTTCCGTAAGCAATTGCTCAAAAAGGTAACTCTATAAGAAAacaatcaagtttttcaataaatgtttgTCAGATCGGAGAGAAGAACGAGGACTCTCTTGTCaaatttggagcaattatTGCTCAAGGACTTCTCGACATCGGAGGGCAGAACGCTGCGGTCACAATGCAAAATTCTGACAAGCAGCCAGATATGGGATCAATGGTCGGAATGATGTGCTTCCTTCACGGATGGTTCTGGCACTCGATGCATTTCTTCATCGCCCTTGCTGCTAAGCCATCATGCCTTGTGATGATGAACGAGAATCTGAAGATTCCAGTACTTGACTACATCTGCCATGCCAATAGTCAGAA
The nucleotide sequence above comes from Caenorhabditis elegans chromosome III. Encoded proteins:
- the rpn-2 gene encoding 26S proteasome non-ATPase regulatory subunit 1 (Confirmed by transcript evidence), which translates into the protein MLTLLNRWRSQPGGASNAAAFIRVLESPKSAVTDKVLVLKAFNDWDVLVNTWFEVADALPAVEQLLDNNTFPEHSSAALLVSKVYFCLEQYERALEFALRGDFNVVPATRTGLGNDAEYVNKIIETAIDTYKTLSKQGSGIPQKLRDLIDRIVARNLDKREIWFVISLGFETTNLAMIDRAISAMPADLTIKNQTTLVETLNRVVNGAFDRSFRFQVIDTVIKTYLKCPSPDMSKICECYVLTDNAEAAADTITSLIAKSLSTRAYQIAFDLYETASQGFLDRVLKRFQQQDARDEKSMEKIHSILKGHETVKAYLDFFVRHNHTDSVLMEEIKENIRTASAHNALLISNGLMQYGTTCDDFLRNNLNWVSKATNWNKFNAVASLGLIHHGQESSAMKVLEPYLPKESVEGFGFKEGGAMLAYGLIHAKHGDATAMSTLAQWLKTAENEPVRHGACLGFGVAGLGSSSVSNYEKVREVLQRDEAVSGESAGIAMGLIMAGHLNQEVFNELKQYTVDTQHDKTQRGIRTGLACAAFGLQGDAEPYIKEAIGAKSNPMLRSTGICMLSMAYAGTGSPDVVRRLLEKVATDPNLDVKRYATIGIGFVLSKDPSTCLSYVAMLTEHFNGHVRYGAAMALGIACAGTGNMEAIALIEPMISDKEGFVRKGALLSLALIMCQQTDYTCPKVNGFRKQLLKKIGEKNEDSLVKFGAIIAQGLLDIGGQNAAVTMQNSDKQPDMGSMVGMMCFLHGWFWHSMHFFIALAAKPSCLVMMNENLKIPVLDYICHANSQKFAYPPRAESKKDKDVKKIETVVLSITGKKNASKKLIAEEKKRREAAASASSAAAAPSSSSTSGTAPAAEDEKMEVDQPGKSK
- the rpn-2 gene encoding 26S proteasome non-ATPase regulatory subunit 1 (Confirmed by transcript evidence); the encoded protein is MLTLLNRWRSQPGGASNAAAFIRVLESPKSAVTDKVLVLKAFNDWDVLVNTWFEVADALPAVEQLLDNNTFPEHSSAALLVSKVYFCLEQYERALEFALRGDFNVVPATRTGLGNDAEYVNKIIETAIDTYKTLSKQGSGIPQKLRDLIDRIVARNLDKREIWFVISLGFETTNLAMIDRAISAMPADLTIKNQTTLVETLNRVVNGAFDRSFRFQVIDTVIKTYLKCPSPDMSKICECYVLTDNAEAAADTITSLIAKSLSTRAYQIAFDLYETASQGFLDRVLKRFQQQDARDEKSMEKIHSILKGHETVKAYLDFFVRHNHTDSVLMEEIKENIRTASAHNALLISNGLMQYGTTCDDFLRNNLNWVSKATNWNKFNAVASLGLIHHGQESSAMKVLEPYLPKESVEGFGFKEGGAMLAYGLIHAKHGDATAMSTLAQWLKTAENEPVRHGACLGFGVAGLGSSSVSNYEKVREVLQRDEAVSGESAGIAMGLIMAGHLNQEVFNELKQYTVDTQHDKTQRGIRTGLACAAFGLQGDAEPYIKEAIGAKSNPMLRSTGICMLSMAYAGTGSPDVVRRLLEKVATDPNLDVKRYATIGIGFVLSKDPSTCLSYVAMLTEHFNGHVRYGAAMALGIACAGTGNMEAIALIEPMISDKEGFVRKGALLSLALIMCQQTDYTCPKVNGFRKQLLKKIGEKNEDSLVKFGAIIAQGLLDIGGQNAAVTMQNSDKQPDMGSMVGMMCFLHGWFWHSMHFFIALAAKPSCLVMMNENLKIPVLDYICHANSQKFAYPPRAESKKDKDVKKIETVVLSITGKKNASKKLIAEEKKRREAAASASSAAAAPSSSSTSGTAPAAEDEKMEVDQPGKSKKEKAPEKDTKPLHRLQNPARVIPAQRQLISISDARAYSPMKPLYKGGIIVADRVDKEREEKLVSEVVTQVNTPASSGNTENKPHSTFEININDF